The Bacteroidota bacterium genomic sequence GTAATTGGACTTGGATATGTTGGTCTTCCGCTTGCCGTTGAATTTGCAAAAAAATTCAATGTAATTGGATTTGACATAAATTTAGAAAGGATTAAGGAGTTGATAAATGGTTGTGATTCAACACTTGAGGTAACGGATTCAGATCTAAAATCTGTTATAACGCGCAAATTAAAAAAAATAAATAGTAAAGGTTTGTTTATCACAGCCTCTATAGGCGATATTAAACAATCCAACATATACATTATAACAGTTCCTACGCCCATAGATAAGAATAACAAACCCGATTTAGCTCCTTTGATAAAAGCTTCTGAAACAGTCGGAATTGTATTAAGCAAAGGAGATATTGTAATATACGAATCAACTGTATATCCGGGTGCAACAGAAGAGGAATGTGTTCCAATACTTGAAAAATTCAGTGGATTAAAATTTAATACTGAATTCTATTGTGGTTATTCGCCAGAAAGAATAAACCCAGGTGACAAAATTAATACTTTCAGAACTATAAAAAAGGTGACCTCAGGTTCCAACCCGGAGATCGCTCAAATTGTGGATAATCTTTATAATAAAGTTTTATTAAATGGAACTTATATGGCATCATCAATTAAAGTTGCAGAAGCTTCAAAAGTAATTGAAAATGCCCAGCGAGATTTAAACATTTCATTTGTTAACGAACTTGCACTTATTTTTGACAGGATTGGGATTGATACAACAGAAGTAATTGAAGCCGCTGGATCCAAATGGAATTTTGTAAAATACAAACCAGGATTGGTTGGTGGACATTGTATTGGAGTTGATCCTTATTATTTAGCCCATAAGGCCGAGTCCTTGGGTTATCAACCCAATTTGATTCTATCCGGCAGAAGGGTTAATAATAATATGGGCCAATTTGTAGCCAATAAAGTTATAAAGCTCATGATCAGGAAAGGACAAAAAATTCTAAATAGCAATGTCCTTGTTCTGGGAATAACATTTAAAGAAAACTGCCCAGATATATGTAATACTAAGGTTATTGATGTAATTAATCAACTCGAACAATTTGGTTGCAAAGTGGATATATATGACCCTTGGGCAGATGAAAAAGACGTAAAAAAAGAATACAATTTGCAACTTATTACCCATAGTTCATCACTTACACCTAATAAATATCATGCCATCATTTTAGCTGTATCTCACAATGAATTTCTTGAGCTTGATTATTATAATTTAACTAAAGGAAATAATTATGTAATTTATGATATTAAATCAATACTCCCTCGAGAAATGGTTGATGATAGGTTGTAAGAAATCAGGGCGGTTACGTGTAAAATAAATACCGCAATTATTGCACTTGAACCGTTGTTTTCCTTCTCTCTTGCCCCATTTTGTAACATATATGCTAAAACATGCCCAACACGTCAAAAAGGATATAAAAGAGGCTGCCCAAAATGGACAGCCTCTTTTATTAGAACTAGGATAAAAGTTAAAATTCTCTACGTTTTCTTTTAGTATATTTGCCCGAAATATTAAAGTAGATGTTCGAATTTCACAAAGATAAAGTCAGGTATTTTGATATGCAATATTGCACTTCGAAGGATTACATTATACCCTTTGTAAGTCCACATCTTAATTTTCAACAAAGCAGGCAGATTTTAGAAATTGGTTGCGCTGAAGCAGGTGTTTTAAAGGCTTTCGTTGATGAAGGACATATTTGCACCGGAATTGAATTAAGCGATTATCGTGTTGGAATAGCTAAATCATTTTTAAAGAAAGATATCGAGGACGGAAAGGTTCAAATCATCAATAAAAATATTTTTGATATTGATGTAAATATATTTGATTTTAAATTTGATTTGATCATTTTAAAAGATGTTATCGAACATCTACCTAACCAACAAATTTTTATTCGTGAATTAAAGAAACTACTGAAACCAAATGGTTTTATTTTTTTCGGTTTTCCTCCATGGCAGATGCCTTTTGGTGGGCACCAACAAATTTGTAAGGGCAAAATTGCCGCGTTTCTCCCCTATTATCATATACTTCCGCGCTCTATTTATAAAGGAATATTGAAGCTATTTGGTGAAAGGAATGATACGATAGATGAACTTATTGATATAAAAAATTGTAGAATTTCAATTGAGAAATTTGAGAAAATTGCTAAATCGGAAGGATATGAAGTGGTTGATAGAATTCATTTTTTTATTAATCCAATTTATAAATTCAAGTTTAATCTAAAAATAAGGAAACAAACTCCAATCATTTCAAATATTCCATATTTTAGAAATTATCTTACGACTGCGGTTTATTACCTGATTAAACAAGCTTAAAATTTAAGAATATCTTTGAGCGCCTTATACCCATTGGCACTTACTTTAAGCCTGGACTGATCTTTCATGATGGCCAGATAACTGTCTTTTTCGTAGCGTTCCAAACGATCAAGTTCATTCACATTCATGATATAAGAGCGGTGAATCCTAACAAACTGCGTTGAATCCAGATGGTTTTCAAAGAACTTCATTGTTTTTTCTTTCAAATATTCTTTACCTTTTGAATGAACCCTTACATAATCATCATCTGATTCAAGATAGCTGATATCATCAACGGGGATAACCTGAATATGTTTACCTGCCCTGATCGCGATTCTATTAATCATTTCATTCGAATCATCCAGATTTTCGATTATTTTTTGATTAACTTCTCCCCTATCTTTCAGTTCATAATCCTGCTCCATGATTTTTTTCACGGCTCTCTCAAAACGTTCACGTGAATAAGGTTTGAGTAAATAATCAATGGCATTTTTTTCAAATGCCTGAATGGCATATTGATCAAACGCGGTCGAAAATACGATAAATGGCTTGCAATCTATCAATTCGAGGACCTCAAATCCTGAAAGTTTTGGCATCTGAATGTCAAGAAAAACGACATCAGGCTTTAATTCATTGATTAACTGAACTCCTTCAAAGCCATTACCGGCCTCACCAATAATTTCAAATTCATTAAACTTATTTAAAAAATCACGAATCAAAGATCTTGCGGGTTCTTCATCATCAACAATTAAACAGCTATACTTTTTCATTTCCTGCTTTATATGGTATAAATAATTCGACAATAAATTCATTTTCTGTTTTAGTCGTCTTCAGCAATTGATCATGTTTATAGATAAGCTTTAGTCTATCCCTAATATTCTTCAAGCCAATCCCTGCCCCCTTCTTACCGCTATCTCCATCAAAATTATTTTTGATGATAATGTGCAAATGGTCATTCTGCATGATACATTCAGTACGTATAAATACAGTTTCAATACTTTCATACACTCCATGCTTAACAGCATTTTCATATAATGGTTGTAAAATCATCACAGGAATCATTTTCTCCTTACAATCGACAGTCATTTTAAATTCGAACTGAACTTTATTGCCAAAACGTATTTTTTCAATTTCAAGATACCTGATCACATTTTCAATTTCTTTACCCAAATCAGTAAATCGTAAGTTATCTTTTGAAACCGTATACCTTAAAAAATCAGAAAGTTTTACGATCATTTCTCTTGCCTTTTCTCCATCGCTTGTGGTGAGTGAACTGATAGAATTTAAACTGTTGAACAAAAAATGCGGATTAATTTGAGATTTGAGCAGGTTCAATTCGCCTTCAACAATAGTCTCTTTTAGTTCCAGTTCATTTTGATAGCGATCTTGCAAATCACGATAATACATGATCAAATAATAAATTAATACAATAATTGAATATAGGAAAACGGCACTAATTATTCGCCATGGTATTGTATCGGTCAGAAAATATTGGTAATTCTCACCGTCAATGATAGATTTGGCAATGTAAGAACCTAAACTTATCCATATGAGTATGATAATTGTTAAAGAAGTAATATGATTAAAAATGACATTGAATAAATTGGTTTTAGTAGGTTTAGTAAAGCCAACAGCAAACCATAATGACAATCCGAATAAAGCATATAATACATTAAATACTAACGAATCGGTTATGGCAATCGCGATGCTTTGCCCATAAAAGCCATACATGATGTAAAAATGGATCCCCATCGTGAGAATCCATAATATCGCATAAAGCCCAAACGATTTTGTTGATTTAAAAACCGGATGATCTACTATCATAATTTATTAATAGCTTTTGATTTCACCACCTCCGAAAATACAGGTTCCTCTTATCACCAAAACATTGGTGTCGTTTTCACTTTTCTTTATATAGGCTCGTTTATCGCTAAAACCACCAAAAATTGAAACCACTTCAATTCTTACGTTCCAGTCGGCCGGAACGACCATTCCTACCCCACCAAAAATACACTGAACCTCAAGTAAATTTTCGCCTTCGCCTAAAATGGCCTGAGTCATATCCAGCTCCGATCCACCAAAGATATTATTCAATTCGCCGCCTTTAAATACCTGATTGGAAACACGTCTTTTAGAACCTCCAAATACATTAAATTCATTGATAAAACCACTATCAAAAGTACTTTTCTGCCTTCGATGACGTTGCCAGTTAAAAGACTTACCCCCATAAAGAATCAGTGAAAAGCCAACCACCATTAATAATACTGGCCAAAATAATCTTACAAAATTAAAGTCGAATCTAAAAATATCAGGTAATAAAAAGAATGTTCCAACAGAAATCAGAATCAATCCCATTGTTTTACTTTCACGATTAACTACGTTTATCAAACCAATCGCAATTAATAACATCTCCCATGACAAGAATATATGCCTTAGTCGATATGGCAGATATCCAAAATTAGATGCCATCAATAAGGCTCCGATGACAACAACAATAACTCCTAAGGCTACTTTTTTCATACGTCTATTTTCAGAATAATTTTCTATATATTTTTCCATAAAATGAATTTTTAAAGTTAATATTTTTTTATGAAGCAAAGATATATTAGCCTTTAAGGTTTATAAAGTTATAATCGGTAAAACACGTATTAAATACGGTGGATACGTTAATCGATTAATATTTTTGTTATTTTGAAGCTCTCAAAAACTCCCGCTTGCCTATAGGTCCGGGTAGTTTTTCTATTGTAAAACCTGCTGATTTCAGCGCTCTTTTTACAATTCCTTTCACAGAATAGGTTACCAGCACTCCGCCATTCTCCATTGAATCATAAATTTTTTTAAAGATTTTTTCGGTCCAGATCTCCGACTGAACATCCGGTCCAAAAGCATCAAAATAAACCAAATTAAAATAATGGTCGGGCAATTCAACATTTTCAATGATATCCTTCTTTTTTTCAAATACAAAATTGGGTGCTAATTTGACTTTGCAATTCCAAGCTGCATCATGTATTTGAATAAAATGCTTTGAGAGTATATCACTCATTAAGATCTTACCATAGTTTAATGCCGCAATAAATTCCGGGTTTACCGGATATGGTTCAATTCCACAATAATGAGTTTGTACCTCACTTTTCAGACTTTCATCCAGGCTGAGCAATGCATTTAGACCTGTTCCGAATCCAATTTCCAGGATTTTAATTTGCTTTAAGCTCTTCTGCTGATACTTAAATCCGGCCTCAATAAAAATATGTCTCGATTCCTGCACCGCACCAAAGGTTGAATGATAGTGTTCATTTAACTCCTCAACAAACAATGTTGAAGAGCCATCATCTGTGACAATTAATTTAATCATTCGCAAATGTACTCAATTATGATTTTACGAATGTTTTTCTATTGTAATGGGAATATTTTTAAATTTATGGTATAAAGAAGAAAAAACATGTTGCAATCCATTGAACTTCATCACGTACTCTTCATCGATATTGAAACCGTGCCTGCTTATCCTGATTATGAGGATATGCCGGATCACTTTCAGGCTTTATGGGATCAAAAAGCGGAACGATTAAAAAAATCGGAAACAGAAACCTCGGATCAAATTTATGCTAAAGCCGGTATTTACGCTGAATTCGGGAAAATCATCTGTATCTCTGCAGGTTATTTTTACAACCGGGAATTTAGGATAAAATCATTTTATTCAGATGATGAAAAGTTGCTCCTTACCGAGTTTAACGAATTATTGAACAGTCATTTTAGCAGTAGGCAACATTTATTATGTGCCCACAACGGAAAGGAGTTCGACTATCCGTATATTGCCCGACGTATGCTTATTAATGATCTTCAACTCCCTTTGATCCTAAATATTGCAGGTAAAAAACCTTGGGAAATACCTCACCTCGACACCATGGAATTATGGAAATTCGGTGATTATAAGCATTATACTTCTTTGGCATTGCTTGCTGCAATCTTTGGAATCAAAACTCCAAAAGATGATATTAACGGTGCTGATGTAGCAAGGGTTTATTGGGAAGATCATGATATGGAAAGAATAGTACATTATTGTCAAAAAGATGTTCTGACTGTTGCTCAATTGTTCTTGAAATACCAAAGTAAACCGCTACTCAACGATAATCAAATTGTAATAATTCCTTAATTCTTATTTAGATCATTTTTTTATTATCATAGGTTGTTAATTAACTAATATCTATTAAGTATAACAGATATAATTATTTTATATTTGCGAACCAATCTATTAATCTATAACCTAATTAAAACAACATTCTTATTATGAAAAAAATTTCAATATTATTTTTTGCACTTTTCTTGCCAATATTAATGATAGCGCAAGATCAGCCTTCGTTTGGTATAAAATTTACCGGCTTTGTTAAAACTGATATTTATTATGATTCAAGACAAAATATGGCGATTAGGGAAGGGCATTTTTACTTGTACCCACTTAACGAATCGCTTGATCCTAATGGATTTGACATCAACTCAAAATCAAACTTTAATATGCTAAGTGTTCAAACCAGGTTAATAGGATCCATAAGTGGTCCCGATGCCTTTGGAGCAAAAACGTCAGCGTACATTGAAGGTGAATTTTTTGGCCATTCTGATGCTGATATTAACGGTTTCCGACTTCGACATGCACATGCAAAATTAACCTGGACAAATACAGAACTTATGGTAGGCCAATTCTGGCATGCAATGTTCATCACCGATTGCTTCCCTGGAACGGTTTCATTCAATACAGGTGCCCCATTTCAACCATTCTCACGTAATCCACAAATTCGTTTTACCCAAAAATTTGATGGATTCAAAATGAGCTTCACGGCTATGTCGCAGCGTGATTTTGCAAGTACTGGTCCTGATGGTGGAGGTTCAATGTATTTACGAAACAATGTATTACCTGAAATGAATTTAACCCTTCAATACAGTTCAAAATCCAGTAACGGCGATTCTTTCTTAATTGGTTTTGGCGCTGATTATCTTTCGTTGGTACCTCGCCTGAAAACTAACCTCGGATATGCTACTGATCAGGCAGTCAGTGGAATTTCAACTATGGCATTTATGAAATATGCCACGAAAGATATTACTTTAAAATTTGAAGGTGTGATGGGTAAAAACACCACACACTTAACCATGTTAGGCGGATATGTTACTTCTGATGAGACGAATACGACTTATAATTATGTTGAGTATCTGCCAATAAAAACTTTGTCATTCTGGACCGATATTCATAGCAATGGCAAAAAAGTACAGGCCGGCATATTTGCGGGTTACACAAAAAACAAAGGAGCCGGTGAAGATATCATTGGGCCATACTACAGTCGTGGATCCAATATCGACAATATTTATCGTATCGCTCCACGTATTGATATCAATTCAGGCAAAATGCGCTTTTCGGGCGAAGTTGAATATACAACGGCTGCTTATGGAACTACACAGTCTGACGGAACCGTTGATGATACCCATAATGTTAGTAATTTAAGATTACTTATGGCCGTATATTATTTCTTCTAATCCCTGATAGCTTGAATAAAAAACTCTCTTCAGATTTCTGAAGGGAGTTTTTTTATCTTTATGAAAGCATAAATATAAATACGCAAATAATATAGCATAGAAGAAAGTCATGGAAAAACATTTACTGTCAAAATCCACATTCATCCGAAGTACGCAATGCCTTAAATCACTTTATTTACATAAAAACAGATCCTATTTAAGGGATCGATTGTCGGTTGAGCAACTTGCAAAGTTTAAGCGCGGTACTGATTTTGGCATCCTTGCCCATCAGTTATTTCCGGGAGGAATAAATCTACAACCAAAATCTCCTTCTCAATATAAAAAATCTATTGTTGCGACTTCTGAGATTATTTCAACCGGAAATGATTTCTGTATTTACGAAGCCTGTTTCCAAAGTGATCAGATATTAATCATTTTAGATATTTTAGTGCGGAAGAATGGAAATATCTATGCCTACGAGGTTAAAAGCTCCAAAGCAATCTCACCAACATATTTGAAGGATGCTGCATTACAGTATTATGTTATTCAAAACTCAGGTTTGGAAATTGAAGATTTCTCCATTATTTACATGAATGAAAATTTTGATCAGATTGAAGGAGATGAGAAAAGATTAGATTTGGGTCAGCTATTTATTATAAAATCGGTTTTGCCTGAAATTTATGAATTACAAGCATTTATCACGGATCATCTCCCTAAAGCGAAAGAAACTTTATTTTTAAAACATTCGCCCGAAATTGAAATCGGACCGCACTGCAATTCACCTTATCCTTGCGATTTTATTGGCCATTGCTGGAAAAATATTCCAAAAGAATGAACCTCTGAAATCTCAGAAAATAAGTCTGAATATTGTTAATAAATTTACCTTCTAATTTTTCACTATAACAGCTTTCATTTTTTATATATTTGGCTCATGGAAGAAGCATCAAAAAAAACTACTGATAATTTAAGGAAAAGGACAAAGCCATTCAATCAAACAGGGGGCTCATGGGAACATGGAAAAGTTCCACCACAAGCTATAGATCTAGAAGAAGCTGTACTTGGCGCTATTATGCTTGAAAAGGATGCGCTCACACAAGTGATAGACATCTTAAAACCGGAAGTATTTTATAAAGAAGCGCACAATATCATTTTTTCGGCGATTACTCGTTTATTTGGTAAATCAGAACCTGTTGATATTTTAACGGTTACCAATGAACTAAAAAATACAGGAGAACTTGAAATTGTAGGCGGCCCTTATTATATCACTCAACTAACAAACAGAATTGCTTCAGCAGCAAATGTTGAGTATCATTCCCGGATCATCAGTCAAAAATTCATTCAACGTGAATTGATCCGCATTTCATCCGAAATTATTAAGGATGCTTTTGAAGATACAACAGATGTTTTTGATTTATTGGATCGTGCCGAACAAAATTTGTTTTCGGTAAGTGAAAGCAATCTTCGTCGGAATTATGATGATATGCAATCACTTGTTACAGTAGCCATTAAAGAAATTGAAGCAGGCAAGGGCCAGGAGGGTCACCTTCGGGGAATTCCTTCAGGATTTACCGATTTGGACCGGGTTACCAATGGATGGCAAAAATCAGATTTGGTAATTCTGGCTTCCAGACCGGGTATGGGTAAAACCGCTTTTGTTTTATCTATGGCCAGGAATTGTGCCGTTGATTTTGGCAAAGCTGTTGCATTTTTTTCATTAGAGATGTCATCAATTCAGTTGGTAACACGTTTGATTTCAAGTGAAACCCAACTCTCTGCCGATAAACTCAAAAAAGGTAATCTTGAAAGTTATGAGTGGGAACAATTACATTCAAAAATTGGTAAACTCACCGATGCTAAGCTTTTAATTGACGATACCCCTGCCCTCACCGTTTTTGAACTCCGTGCAAAATGCCGCCGTTTAAAAGCACAACACGATATTGACATGGTAATTATCGATTACCTTCAATTAATGAGTGGCAGCGGAGACGCCAGAGGCAACCGTGAGCAGGAAATCAGTGCAATATCCCGTTCACTTAAAGCACTTGCAAAAGAATTGGATATCCCGGTTATTGCTTTATCGCAGTTAAGCCGCGCAGTTGAAACACGAGGGGGATCAAAGAAACCAATTCTTTCGGATTTACGTGAATCGGGTGCCATTGAACAGGATGCCGATATGGTTATGTTCATTTATCGTCCTGAATATTATAAAATTGAGGTTGATGATAATGGTAATTCAACTGCAGGAATAGCCGAAATTTGCATTGCAAAGCATCGTAACGGTGCTTTAAAAGATATTCCATTACGGTTTATTGATAAGTTTGCCAAGTTTGCCGACCTTCATACAGATGGTGATGGACTTGCCTATTCAGGGTTCGATGCCAACGAAGATTTTGATAGTGGTCAACCCACTCGTATCATTCCGTCAAAAATGAACGAGATGGGCGACGAAGATATTCCTTTCTAAATAAAAATAGAACTAATTCAAATCTGGATTCGATATTGAAACAGACTTCAACCTATCTGATATTTATCCCATTGAGCTAATAAGACGTTAGATATTAGAAGTTAGACTATGGACACACGATGTGACACAAGATGCAAGACTCAAGACACAAGACAGACAAGCAACGAGCAACAAGTAACAAGCAACAAGACATGAAGGTCTAAAATCTAACGTCTTATATCTTTATTTAAAACATAAAAGAGCATGTATTTCAGTGCTTTCTAAATCAAATCCGGATCTGATCTTTAATTATCGATTTTTCAGATATTGATTGATATTATTCTCAACTCTTGCCAAAACATCATTGCTATCAGCTTTAACAAAATTATCGCCGGTAATGTGCTCGTACAATTCGATATAGCGCTCTGAAACTGAGTTTACAAACTCATCATGCATCTCGGGTATTTTCTGACCATCTTTACCTTGAAAACCATTTGCCATCAACCATTCTCTCACAAATTCTTTAGAAAGCTGTTTTTGAGATTCTCCTCTATTTTGTCTTTCCTGATATCCTTCCTTGTAGAAATATCTTGAAGAATCGGGAGTATGAATTTCATCAATCAAATAAATTTTATCTCCAACCTTACCAAATTCATATTTTGTATCCACTAAAATTAAACCCATGGTAGCTGCGATCTCTTTACCTCTCTGAAATAAAGCTCTGGTATATTTTTCCAATTGAACATAATCCTTCTCATCAACCAGTCCAAGTTTGATAATTTCCTCACGCGAAATATCCTCATCATGTCCAACAGCTGCTTTGGTTGTTGGGGTTAGAATAGGCTCAGGAAATTTATCATTTTCCTTCAAGCCATCCGGCATTGCCACTCCACAAATACTTCTTTTGCCTTCCCGATATTCTCTCCAGGCATGACCTGACAAATATCCCCTGATTACCATTTCCACCTTTACGGGGTCACAATAATGACCAACGGTTACCATTGGGTCCGGAACGGCCAATTTCCAGTTTGGAACAATGTCGACAGTTGCATCTAAAAATTTGGCAGCAATTTGGTTGAGTACCTGTCCTTTGTATGGAATCCCTTTAGGCAGGACCACATCAAAAGCCGAAATTCGATCAGATGCAATCATAACAAGCAATTCATCATTGATATTATAAACATCTCGGACTTTTCCTTTATATACACCCTTTTGTTTTGGGAAATTGAAATCGGTTTTTACAATGGCATTTTTCATGTTGATTTTATTTTTCGTTTTGATTTTTAGAATAAGCATTAACTATATTAGTCACCAATTTGTGGCGAATAATGTCTTCTTTGCCCAACTCAATGAAAGAAATCCCTTTGATATCCTTCAAAATACGCTGAGCTTCGATTAAGCCTGATGATTGGTTTTTTGGTAAATCAATTTGGGTCACATCACCTGTAATCACAAATTTTGCAGAACGGCCCATACGGGTCAAAAACATTTTGAGTTGATTAGAGGTTGCATTTTGAGCCTCATCAAGGATGGCAAATACATTATCCAAAGTTCTTCCACGCATGAAAGCCAGCGGAGCAATTTCAATGGTACCATCTTCCATGTAGGTTAATAATTTTTGTGTTGGAATCATATCGCGTAATGCATCATAAAGTGGCTGTAAATATGGATCTAATTTATCTCTTAAATCACCCGGCAAAAAGCCCAGGTTTTCACCTGCC encodes the following:
- the mnmD gene encoding tRNA (5-methylaminomethyl-2-thiouridine)(34)-methyltransferase MnmD, yielding MIKLIVTDDGSSTLFVEELNEHYHSTFGAVQESRHIFIEAGFKYQQKSLKQIKILEIGFGTGLNALLSLDESLKSEVQTHYCGIEPYPVNPEFIAALNYGKILMSDILSKHFIQIHDAAWNCKVKLAPNFVFEKKKDIIENVELPDHYFNLVYFDAFGPDVQSEIWTEKIFKKIYDSMENGGVLVTYSVKGIVKRALKSAGFTIEKLPGPIGKREFLRASK
- a CDS encoding LytTR family transcriptional regulator DNA-binding domain-containing protein, with the translated sequence MKKYSCLIVDDEEPARSLIRDFLNKFNEFEIIGEAGNGFEGVQLINELKPDVVFLDIQMPKLSGFEVLELIDCKPFIVFSTAFDQYAIQAFEKNAIDYLLKPYSRERFERAVKKIMEQDYELKDRGEVNQKIIENLDDSNEMINRIAIRAGKHIQVIPVDDISYLESDDDYVRVHSKGKEYLKEKTMKFFENHLDSTQFVRIHRSYIMNVNELDRLERYEKDSYLAIMKDQSRLKVSANGYKALKDILKF
- the dnaB gene encoding replicative DNA helicase — encoded protein: MEEASKKTTDNLRKRTKPFNQTGGSWEHGKVPPQAIDLEEAVLGAIMLEKDALTQVIDILKPEVFYKEAHNIIFSAITRLFGKSEPVDILTVTNELKNTGELEIVGGPYYITQLTNRIASAANVEYHSRIISQKFIQRELIRISSEIIKDAFEDTTDVFDLLDRAEQNLFSVSESNLRRNYDDMQSLVTVAIKEIEAGKGQEGHLRGIPSGFTDLDRVTNGWQKSDLVILASRPGMGKTAFVLSMARNCAVDFGKAVAFFSLEMSSIQLVTRLISSETQLSADKLKKGNLESYEWEQLHSKIGKLTDAKLLIDDTPALTVFELRAKCRRLKAQHDIDMVIIDYLQLMSGSGDARGNREQEISAISRSLKALAKELDIPVIALSQLSRAVETRGGSKKPILSDLRESGAIEQDADMVMFIYRPEYYKIEVDDNGNSTAGIAEICIAKHRNGALKDIPLRFIDKFAKFADLHTDGDGLAYSGFDANEDFDSGQPTRIIPSKMNEMGDEDIPF
- a CDS encoding cell wall-active antibiotics response protein, with product MEKYIENYSENRRMKKVALGVIVVVIGALLMASNFGYLPYRLRHIFLSWEMLLIAIGLINVVNRESKTMGLILISVGTFFLLPDIFRFDFNFVRLFWPVLLMVVGFSLILYGGKSFNWQRHRRQKSTFDSGFINEFNVFGGSKRRVSNQVFKGGELNNIFGGSELDMTQAILGEGENLLEVQCIFGGVGMVVPADWNVRIEVVSIFGGFSDKRAYIKKSENDTNVLVIRGTCIFGGGEIKSY
- a CDS encoding class I SAM-dependent methyltransferase yields the protein MFEFHKDKVRYFDMQYCTSKDYIIPFVSPHLNFQQSRQILEIGCAEAGVLKAFVDEGHICTGIELSDYRVGIAKSFLKKDIEDGKVQIINKNIFDIDVNIFDFKFDLIILKDVIEHLPNQQIFIRELKKLLKPNGFIFFGFPPWQMPFGGHQQICKGKIAAFLPYYHILPRSIYKGILKLFGERNDTIDELIDIKNCRISIEKFEKIAKSEGYEVVDRIHFFINPIYKFKFNLKIRKQTPIISNIPYFRNYLTTAVYYLIKQA
- a CDS encoding histidine kinase; amino-acid sequence: MIVDHPVFKSTKSFGLYAILWILTMGIHFYIMYGFYGQSIAIAITDSLVFNVLYALFGLSLWFAVGFTKPTKTNLFNVIFNHITSLTIIILIWISLGSYIAKSIIDGENYQYFLTDTIPWRIISAVFLYSIIVLIYYLIMYYRDLQDRYQNELELKETIVEGELNLLKSQINPHFLFNSLNSISSLTTSDGEKAREMIVKLSDFLRYTVSKDNLRFTDLGKEIENVIRYLEIEKIRFGNKVQFEFKMTVDCKEKMIPVMILQPLYENAVKHGVYESIETVFIRTECIMQNDHLHIIIKNNFDGDSGKKGAGIGLKNIRDRLKLIYKHDQLLKTTKTENEFIVELFIPYKAGNEKV
- a CDS encoding nucleotide sugar dehydrogenase translates to MDFKDTQITVIGLGYVGLPLAVEFAKKFNVIGFDINLERIKELINGCDSTLEVTDSDLKSVITRKLKKINSKGLFITASIGDIKQSNIYIITVPTPIDKNNKPDLAPLIKASETVGIVLSKGDIVIYESTVYPGATEEECVPILEKFSGLKFNTEFYCGYSPERINPGDKINTFRTIKKVTSGSNPEIAQIVDNLYNKVLLNGTYMASSIKVAEASKVIENAQRDLNISFVNELALIFDRIGIDTTEVIEAAGSKWNFVKYKPGLVGGHCIGVDPYYLAHKAESLGYQPNLILSGRRVNNNMGQFVANKVIKLMIRKGQKILNSNVLVLGITFKENCPDICNTKVIDVINQLEQFGCKVDIYDPWADEKDVKKEYNLQLITHSSSLTPNKYHAIILAVSHNEFLELDYYNLTKGNNYVIYDIKSILPREMVDDRL
- a CDS encoding 3'-5' exonuclease → MLQSIELHHVLFIDIETVPAYPDYEDMPDHFQALWDQKAERLKKSETETSDQIYAKAGIYAEFGKIICISAGYFYNREFRIKSFYSDDEKLLLTEFNELLNSHFSSRQHLLCAHNGKEFDYPYIARRMLINDLQLPLILNIAGKKPWEIPHLDTMELWKFGDYKHYTSLALLAAIFGIKTPKDDINGADVARVYWEDHDMERIVHYCQKDVLTVAQLFLKYQSKPLLNDNQIVIIP
- a CDS encoding phosphoribosylaminoimidazolesuccinocarboxamide synthase, which gives rise to MKNAIVKTDFNFPKQKGVYKGKVRDVYNINDELLVMIASDRISAFDVVLPKGIPYKGQVLNQIAAKFLDATVDIVPNWKLAVPDPMVTVGHYCDPVKVEMVIRGYLSGHAWREYREGKRSICGVAMPDGLKENDKFPEPILTPTTKAAVGHDEDISREEIIKLGLVDEKDYVQLEKYTRALFQRGKEIAATMGLILVDTKYEFGKVGDKIYLIDEIHTPDSSRYFYKEGYQERQNRGESQKQLSKEFVREWLMANGFQGKDGQKIPEMHDEFVNSVSERYIELYEHITGDNFVKADSNDVLARVENNINQYLKNR